A genome region from Natronobeatus ordinarius includes the following:
- a CDS encoding calcium-binding protein, with amino-acid sequence MTNEMHEPMGDSRRNFMKKGALAATALAVGAGATATTGSVAAQEEEEEGEVVIHGGDYYPGEEFLVLAELETGSKDDLLEHLDEDEEEFDDHGDWDVYPIRIEVGGPGGRLGYIMVENDEVEAEPGDTGTMGETASFRSSELNLMELDVTLEAVDEEEDDEEVDDEEVDDEEVDEEEEVEDEPEDEEEEENDDGF; translated from the coding sequence ATGACGAACGAAATGCACGAACCGATGGGCGACTCGCGACGAAACTTCATGAAGAAAGGAGCGCTCGCTGCGACAGCGCTCGCAGTCGGAGCCGGTGCGACGGCCACCACCGGGTCCGTAGCGGCCCAGGAGGAAGAGGAAGAAGGCGAGGTCGTGATTCACGGTGGCGATTACTACCCAGGCGAAGAGTTCCTCGTTCTCGCTGAACTCGAAACGGGGTCCAAAGACGATCTACTCGAACACCTCGACGAAGACGAAGAGGAGTTTGATGATCACGGCGACTGGGACGTGTACCCGATCCGCATCGAGGTCGGTGGACCTGGCGGCCGACTGGGCTACATCATGGTCGAGAACGACGAAGTCGAAGCCGAACCCGGTGATACGGGAACGATGGGTGAGACCGCTTCCTTCAGAAGCTCCGAACTGAACCTGATGGAACTGGACGTCACCCTCGAAGCTGTCGACGAAGAGGAAGACGACGAAGAGGTCGACGACGAAGAGGTCGATGACGAAGAGGTCGATGAGGAGGAGGAGGTCGAGGATGAGCCAGAGGACGAAGAGGAAGAGGAGAACGACGACGGTTTCTAA
- a CDS encoding helix-turn-helix domain-containing protein, whose product MTVIVEITVPSDAFMFGTVFDDVPDAVVELEPVVPIQSERERKMLLVWVSAGDPGAVETSLLEAADTEAVDRLTTTDGKTLFEVQWSDDINGIVQPLFRTGGRLLKATGTADAWEFHLLFSSHESLSEFNMAVTDNDIPVTLQKLHNSGFQRDDVRPVDDEITLSDNHRETLLMAYRNGYYEVPRSHPLDQLAEKENVSDSALSKRLRRATASLIEHTLLADGVELRAE is encoded by the coding sequence ATGACGGTCATCGTAGAGATCACGGTGCCGTCGGACGCGTTCATGTTCGGAACGGTGTTCGACGACGTTCCCGACGCGGTGGTCGAACTCGAACCTGTCGTTCCAATTCAGAGCGAGCGCGAGCGAAAGATGCTGCTCGTGTGGGTTTCAGCTGGCGATCCCGGCGCGGTCGAAACCTCATTGCTCGAGGCCGCCGATACGGAGGCTGTCGACAGGCTCACGACGACCGATGGAAAGACGCTGTTCGAGGTACAGTGGAGCGACGACATCAACGGAATCGTTCAGCCGCTGTTCAGGACGGGGGGACGGCTCCTCAAGGCGACCGGCACGGCGGACGCGTGGGAGTTTCACCTCCTCTTTAGCTCCCACGAATCGCTCTCGGAGTTCAACATGGCCGTTACGGACAACGACATCCCTGTCACCTTACAGAAGTTACACAACTCGGGGTTCCAGCGGGACGACGTCCGACCGGTGGACGACGAAATCACGCTCTCTGACAACCATCGAGAGACGCTCCTCATGGCCTATCGGAACGGCTACTACGAAGTACCGCGGTCGCATCCGCTCGACCAACTGGCGGAGAAAGAAAACGTGAGCGATAGCGCGCTTTCGAAACGACTTCGCCGAGCGACAGCGAGTCTCATCGAACACACGTTACTCGCTGACGGGGTCGAACTCAGGGCCGAGTGA
- the pepF gene encoding oligoendopeptidase F — protein sequence MSSVPDRSEVDEEYTWDLESVYATDEDWEAASEAVAERVEELSAYEGQTTADAETLLEILELRDAVMREVSTVAAYARMRSDEDTTNQEYQAMFARAQSLYADAQSAASFVEPELQELTRDEFEQLVEAEPDLETYDHYVDDVLRMKPHTRSAEVEALLADLGEVTGATGEVYNMLSNADMGFPSVEDPEGERVEITQSNFVNLLKDPDRAFRQRVYEAYFDEWESVRNTVATTYKNSVKADVKLARARDYDTARQAALDGPNVPVEVYDTLVETVNDNLEKLHRHAELKREALAVDELQMWDLYMPLTGGEGPDVEYDDACEYIVDAVAPLGEAYQTRVAEGLDSRWVDVYENAGKRSGAYSSGTYDTQPFILMNYQDDISSMYTLAHELGHSLHSEFTKEEQPFVYSGYEIFVAEVASTVNEALLTNHLLETVEDPEFKMHVLNEFLERVRSTLYRQTLFAEFEHRAHELEETGEPLTADRLDECYRDLKDRYYEPAVVDDRIAREWMRIPHFYRAFYVYQYATGISAALAIVDHVLEDGEPAAEDYLEFLRRGSREYPLDLLRITGVDMSASGPVERALATYDERLAEFEALLE from the coding sequence ATGAGTTCCGTACCCGACCGTTCCGAGGTCGACGAGGAGTACACGTGGGACCTCGAGAGCGTCTACGCAACCGATGAGGACTGGGAGGCCGCCTCCGAGGCCGTCGCCGAACGAGTCGAGGAGCTGTCGGCCTACGAGGGCCAGACAACCGCAGACGCCGAGACGCTGCTCGAGATCCTCGAGCTCCGCGACGCGGTGATGCGGGAGGTTTCGACGGTCGCCGCCTACGCCCGGATGCGAAGCGACGAGGACACGACGAACCAGGAGTACCAGGCGATGTTCGCCCGCGCACAGTCGCTCTACGCCGACGCCCAGTCTGCGGCGTCGTTCGTCGAACCCGAACTCCAGGAGCTGACCCGCGATGAGTTCGAGCAGCTGGTCGAGGCCGAACCCGACCTCGAGACGTACGACCACTACGTCGACGACGTGTTGCGGATGAAACCGCACACCCGATCCGCGGAGGTCGAGGCGCTGCTCGCCGATCTGGGCGAGGTGACGGGCGCGACGGGAGAGGTGTACAACATGCTCTCGAACGCCGATATGGGGTTCCCGTCGGTCGAAGATCCCGAGGGAGAGCGCGTCGAGATCACCCAGAGCAACTTCGTCAACCTGCTCAAAGACCCCGACCGAGCGTTCAGACAGCGCGTCTACGAGGCCTACTTCGACGAGTGGGAGTCGGTCCGCAACACCGTGGCTACGACCTACAAGAACAGCGTCAAAGCCGACGTCAAACTGGCACGGGCGCGTGACTACGACACCGCCCGCCAGGCCGCCCTCGACGGCCCGAACGTCCCGGTCGAGGTGTACGACACCCTCGTCGAAACGGTGAACGACAACCTCGAGAAACTCCACCGCCACGCCGAACTCAAGCGCGAGGCGCTCGCGGTCGACGAGCTGCAGATGTGGGACCTCTACATGCCCCTGACTGGTGGCGAGGGACCTGACGTCGAGTACGACGACGCCTGTGAGTACATCGTCGACGCGGTCGCCCCGCTCGGGGAGGCTTACCAGACCCGCGTCGCCGAGGGGCTCGACTCGCGCTGGGTCGACGTCTACGAGAACGCCGGCAAGCGATCGGGCGCGTACTCGAGCGGGACGTACGACACCCAGCCGTTCATCCTGATGAACTACCAGGACGACATCTCCTCGATGTACACGCTGGCACACGAGCTCGGCCACTCACTGCACTCGGAGTTCACCAAGGAGGAACAGCCGTTCGTCTACTCGGGCTACGAGATCTTCGTCGCCGAGGTCGCGAGCACGGTCAACGAGGCGCTGCTGACGAACCACCTCCTCGAGACCGTCGAGGACCCCGAGTTCAAAATGCACGTCCTCAACGAGTTCTTAGAGCGGGTTCGCTCGACGCTGTACCGACAGACGCTGTTCGCCGAGTTCGAACACCGCGCCCACGAACTCGAGGAGACGGGCGAGCCGCTGACGGCCGACCGGCTCGACGAGTGCTACCGCGACCTGAAAGACCGCTACTACGAACCCGCCGTCGTCGACGACCGGATCGCCCGCGAGTGGATGCGCATTCCCCACTTCTACCGGGCCTTCTACGTCTACCAGTACGCCACCGGCATCTCCGCCGCGCTCGCCATCGTCGACCACGTGCTGGAAGACGGCGAGCCGGCCGCCGAGGACTACCTCGAGTTCCTCCGTCGGGGCTCCCGCGAGTACCCGCTGGACCTGCTCCGGATCACGGGCGTCGACATGAGCGCGTCGGGGCCGGTCGAACGGGCGCTCGCGACGTACGACGAGCGACTCGCGGAGTTCGAGGCGTTACTCGAGTAA
- a CDS encoding bacteriorhodopsin — translation MSELVGPESLWLWIGTIGMTLGTLYFVGRGRGIRDPKMQQFYIITIFITTIAATMYFAMATGFGVTEVTVGDEALTIYWARYADWIFTTPLLLLDLALLAGADRNTIGTLIGLDVLMIGTGTIAAFAATPATRIAWWGISTGFLLALLYVLVGTLSERAQTQSPEVRSLFGRLRNLLIALWLLYPVVWILGTEGTFGILPLYWETAAFMALDLTAKVGFGLLLLRSHAVLERAVTPTPTSEQASPA, via the coding sequence ATGTCCGAACTCGTAGGACCGGAGTCGCTTTGGCTGTGGATCGGCACGATCGGGATGACCCTCGGTACGCTGTATTTCGTCGGCCGCGGACGCGGCATCCGCGATCCGAAGATGCAGCAGTTCTACATCATCACGATCTTCATCACCACTATCGCGGCGACGATGTACTTCGCGATGGCGACGGGATTCGGCGTCACCGAAGTCACGGTCGGCGACGAAGCGCTCACGATCTACTGGGCGCGCTACGCCGACTGGATCTTCACCACGCCGCTGTTGCTGCTCGACCTCGCGCTACTGGCCGGAGCCGACCGAAACACGATCGGGACCCTGATCGGCCTCGACGTGCTCATGATCGGAACTGGCACCATCGCGGCGTTCGCGGCGACCCCCGCCACCCGCATCGCGTGGTGGGGCATCAGCACCGGCTTCCTGCTCGCGTTGCTGTACGTCCTCGTCGGGACCCTCTCCGAGCGGGCGCAGACCCAGTCCCCGGAGGTGCGGTCGCTGTTCGGCAGGCTCCGGAACCTGCTCATCGCGCTGTGGCTGCTGTACCCCGTGGTCTGGATCCTCGGGACCGAAGGTACCTTCGGCATCCTCCCGCTGTACTGGGAAACCGCGGCGTTCATGGCCCTCGACCTGACCGCGAAGGTCGGCTTCGGGCTGCTCCTGCTGCGCAGCCACGCGGTGCTCGAGCGCGCCGTCACGCCGACGCCGACGTCGGAGCAGGCGTCACCGGCCTGA
- the pan2 gene encoding proteasome-activating nucleotidase Pan2, whose protein sequence is MSRSPSLPDRPSREIDPDMPDDERLEVLRAHLQDLVDVNETLSNQLDDAERRRQKLREKADRIERENETLKSSSLYVATVEDRFDGEAIIKQHGNNQEVVTELPPRLEDELEAGDRVAVNDSFGVQLILSAEMDARAQAMEIDESPDVGYEDIGGIDEQIREVREAVEQPLAQPELFEEVGIEPPAGVLLYGPPGTGKTMLAKAVANQTDATFIKMAGSELVRKFIGEGSRLVRDLFELAREREPAIIFIDEIDAIASRRTESKTSGDAEVQRTMMQLLSEMDGFEERGEIRIIAATNRFDMLDSAILRPGRFDRLIEVPEPDREGREKIFQIHTRGMNVDDDVDFDALADDTVGYSGAEIESLTTEAGMFAIRDDRDHVCQTDFVDALEKIENDDGSDVIASAGYFYQ, encoded by the coding sequence ATGTCTCGAAGCCCGTCTCTCCCAGATAGACCCAGCCGCGAAATCGATCCGGATATGCCGGACGACGAGCGGCTCGAGGTGCTTCGCGCCCACTTACAGGACCTCGTCGACGTCAACGAGACGCTCTCGAACCAGCTCGATGACGCCGAACGGCGCCGACAGAAGCTCCGAGAGAAAGCCGACCGAATCGAACGCGAGAACGAGACGCTGAAAAGCTCCTCATTGTACGTCGCGACCGTCGAGGACCGCTTCGACGGCGAGGCGATCATCAAACAGCACGGGAACAACCAGGAGGTGGTGACCGAACTGCCACCCCGGCTGGAGGACGAACTCGAGGCCGGCGACCGCGTCGCCGTCAACGACTCCTTCGGCGTACAGCTGATCCTCAGCGCCGAGATGGACGCCCGTGCGCAGGCGATGGAGATCGACGAGAGTCCGGACGTCGGGTACGAAGATATCGGCGGCATCGACGAACAGATCCGCGAGGTCCGTGAGGCCGTCGAACAGCCGCTCGCCCAGCCCGAGCTGTTCGAGGAGGTCGGCATCGAGCCGCCGGCAGGCGTCCTGCTCTACGGGCCGCCGGGAACGGGCAAGACGATGCTCGCGAAGGCCGTCGCCAACCAGACCGACGCCACCTTCATCAAGATGGCCGGCTCGGAGCTCGTCCGCAAGTTCATCGGCGAAGGCTCGCGGCTCGTCCGTGACCTCTTCGAACTGGCACGCGAACGCGAACCCGCCATCATCTTCATCGACGAGATCGACGCCATCGCCTCGAGGCGGACGGAGTCGAAGACCTCCGGCGACGCCGAGGTCCAGCGGACGATGATGCAACTGCTCAGCGAGATGGACGGCTTCGAGGAGCGCGGCGAAATCCGCATCATCGCGGCGACCAACCGTTTCGACATGCTCGATTCGGCAATCCTCAGACCCGGCCGGTTCGACCGGCTCATCGAGGTTCCCGAACCCGACCGCGAGGGCCGCGAGAAGATCTTCCAGATCCATACCCGGGGCATGAACGTCGACGACGACGTCGACTTCGACGCGCTAGCCGACGACACCGTCGGCTACAGCGGGGCGGAGATCGAGAGCCTCACCACCGAGGCGGGGATGTTCGCCATCCGCGACGACCGCGATCACGTCTGCCAGACGGACTTCGTCGACGCCCTCGAGAAGATCGAAAACGACGACGGCAGCGACGTCATTGCTTCGGCCGGATACTTCTATCAGTAG
- a CDS encoding Tfx family DNA-binding protein, translated as MIDGVEETLDEIGFNPDTSVLTRRQAQVLALRQQGVSQAAIAEALGTSRANVSSIEGSARDNLEKARETVAFAEALRAPVRIQIPAETDLYDVPQQVYDACDEEGVKVDHTAPDLMKIISDAAGDAVSGRQVDEDLIVGVTSDGSVRVRRPD; from the coding sequence GTGATCGACGGCGTCGAGGAAACCCTCGATGAGATCGGGTTCAATCCGGACACGAGCGTCCTCACCCGTCGACAGGCACAGGTGCTCGCACTTCGACAGCAGGGCGTCTCGCAGGCGGCGATCGCCGAAGCCCTCGGCACGTCGCGGGCGAACGTCTCCTCGATCGAGGGCAGCGCTCGCGACAATCTCGAGAAGGCGCGCGAGACGGTGGCGTTCGCGGAGGCGCTTCGTGCACCGGTTCGGATTCAGATCCCGGCGGAGACGGACCTCTACGACGTCCCACAGCAGGTGTACGACGCCTGTGACGAGGAAGGGGTGAAAGTCGATCACACTGCCCCGGATCTGATGAAGATCATCAGCGACGCCGCCGGAGACGCCGTGAGCGGCCGGCAGGTCGACGAGGATCTCATCGTCGGCGTCACGAGCGACGGCTCGGTTCGGGTTCGTCGGCCCGACTGA
- a CDS encoding adenylyltransferase/cytidyltransferase family protein — MTRVVAQGTFDIIHPGHVHYLSEAAAMGDELYVIVARKRNVDHKAPPICSARQRRDVVGALEVVDEAILGHEADIFVPIEELEPDVIVLGHDQHHDREAIAAELERRGLDCEIRSASGREPRYEDELLSTRLIVDRILEQRG, encoded by the coding sequence ATGACCAGAGTAGTCGCACAGGGAACGTTCGACATCATCCACCCGGGCCACGTCCACTATCTGTCGGAAGCGGCTGCGATGGGTGACGAGTTGTACGTCATCGTCGCCCGAAAGCGAAACGTCGACCACAAAGCGCCACCGATCTGTTCGGCCCGGCAGCGCCGCGACGTCGTCGGCGCGCTCGAGGTCGTCGACGAGGCGATCCTCGGCCACGAAGCGGACATCTTCGTCCCGATCGAGGAACTCGAGCCGGACGTGATCGTCCTCGGGCACGACCAACACCACGACCGGGAGGCGATCGCGGCCGAACTCGAGCGTCGCGGCCTCGACTGTGAGATTCGCTCCGCCAGCGGTCGGGAACCCCGCTACGAAGACGAACTCCTCTCGACGCGGCTGATCGTCGATCGCATTCTCGAGCAACGAGGGTGA
- a CDS encoding Mov34/MPN/PAD-1 family protein produces MGLLDALFRSNEILGIAEETLEFTIESAEATHPNEYMGMLRGTEASRLGLDRDGLVITDVLVIPGTESNSVSATVRTSQVPNDVKSLGSVHSHPNGVLRPSSADLETFTRGSVHIIIGAPYRRTDWQAFDSEGHPTTLPVIDVELPDTDDFFDFTQADIDEELRRDRR; encoded by the coding sequence ATGGGGCTGCTCGACGCGCTGTTTCGCTCGAACGAGATCCTCGGCATCGCCGAGGAGACGCTCGAGTTCACCATCGAGTCCGCGGAGGCGACCCACCCGAACGAGTACATGGGGATGCTCCGCGGAACGGAAGCGTCACGGCTGGGGCTCGACCGGGACGGGCTGGTCATCACCGACGTGCTCGTGATTCCCGGAACCGAGTCCAACAGCGTGAGTGCAACGGTGCGCACGAGTCAGGTACCGAACGACGTGAAGTCACTCGGCAGCGTCCACTCACATCCCAACGGCGTGTTACGCCCGAGCAGCGCGGACTTGGAGACGTTCACCCGTGGGTCGGTGCACATCATCATCGGCGCACCGTACCGGCGGACGGACTGGCAGGCATTCGACTCCGAGGGTCATCCGACGACGCTTCCCGTCATCGACGTCGAGTTACCCGACACGGACGATTTCTTCGACTTCACACAGGCAGACATCGACGAGGAACTCCGACGGGACCGACGATGA
- a CDS encoding PLP-dependent cysteine synthase family protein, whose product MTTHERPLDSVLEAVGRTPLVRVHDAPEGIPVYAKLESFNPGASVKDRIGKYMLERMLERGDLAPGGTVIEPTAGNTGIGLAIAAGQLGLNAIFVVPEKFSVEKQQLMAALGAKVINTPTSDGMGGAIARAHELAEELDDAVVPQQFANPLNTEAHYETTGPELYEALDGEVGAVVAGCGTAGTLMGIARYAREQHPDTYVVAVEPDGSLFGEFLEKDRHEDEYKIEGIGTHDTDTNELFEADLVDDVYAVSDEATHEELKRLAREEGHLVASSAAAASVAAKRVARRIDSGEIDAPYDSVVTVFPDSSERYLSKGIYRSFEEWAN is encoded by the coding sequence ATGACCACCCACGAGCGACCGTTGGACTCGGTACTCGAGGCCGTCGGCCGGACGCCGCTCGTCCGCGTTCACGACGCCCCGGAGGGCATCCCCGTCTACGCCAAACTCGAGTCGTTCAACCCCGGTGCGAGCGTCAAAGACCGGATCGGGAAGTACATGCTCGAGCGGATGCTCGAACGCGGCGACCTTGCTCCGGGGGGAACGGTGATCGAACCGACGGCGGGGAACACGGGGATCGGACTGGCGATCGCCGCTGGACAGCTCGGGCTGAACGCGATCTTCGTCGTTCCCGAGAAGTTCAGTGTCGAGAAACAGCAGCTGATGGCAGCCCTCGGCGCGAAGGTGATCAACACGCCGACCAGCGACGGGATGGGCGGAGCGATCGCCCGTGCTCACGAACTCGCCGAGGAACTCGACGACGCGGTCGTTCCCCAGCAGTTCGCCAACCCGCTCAACACCGAGGCCCACTACGAGACGACGGGACCGGAGCTCTACGAGGCCCTCGACGGCGAGGTCGGCGCGGTGGTCGCCGGCTGTGGCACCGCCGGCACGCTCATGGGGATCGCCCGCTACGCCCGCGAGCAACACCCGGACACGTACGTCGTCGCCGTCGAGCCAGACGGGTCGCTCTTTGGCGAATTCCTCGAGAAAGACCGACACGAAGACGAGTACAAGATCGAGGGAATCGGCACCCACGACACCGACACGAACGAACTGTTCGAGGCCGACCTCGTCGACGACGTGTACGCCGTTTCGGACGAGGCAACGCACGAAGAGCTCAAACGCCTCGCCCGCGAAGAAGGTCACCTCGTCGCCTCGAGCGCCGCCGCCGCGAGCGTCGCCGCCAAGCGGGTCGCCCGACGGATCGACTCGGGCGAGATCGACGCCCCGTACGACTCGGTCGTGACGGTGTTTCCCGACTCGAGCGAGCGCTACCTCTCGAAGGGCATCTACCGGTCGTTCGAGGAGTGGGCGAACTGA
- a CDS encoding adenylosuccinate synthase, which translates to MNVTIVGSQLGDEGKGGIVDLFGEDADVVVRYQGGDNAGHTVVHGDEEYKLRLVPSGVVRGTTGVLGNGCVVNLETLFEEIDRLCERGLRPDVRVSGRAHVVLPYHRVLDRAEEAAKNDEDLRVGTTGNGIGPAYEDKAGRRGIRVAELSRPELLRSRLEYVVPKKRRLAEEIYGVDTGDAFDVDALFETLRAFGDRLADEGMVVNAGSFLAERERESDAILFEGAQGAHIDVDHGNYPFVTSSNPTAGGAIVGTGVSPRMVSDGEIVGVVKAYHSRVGSGPMPTEMVDETASELREKVGGFGTVTGRARRIGWLDLPTLRYAVRVNGVTGIAINHVDALAGLDELRICEAYELDGERLIEPPSTTAAWEQCAPEYQTFDPWDDRDWTKVVVEGYDALPENARAYVEYVSDALDTPLYAVGVGPDRDETVVRRNPFEPAG; encoded by the coding sequence GTGAACGTAACCATCGTCGGCTCCCAGCTCGGAGACGAGGGGAAAGGCGGTATCGTCGACTTGTTTGGCGAGGACGCAGACGTAGTCGTCCGATACCAGGGAGGTGACAACGCCGGCCACACCGTCGTGCACGGCGACGAGGAGTACAAACTCCGCCTCGTCCCGAGCGGCGTGGTTCGAGGAACGACCGGCGTCCTGGGCAACGGCTGCGTCGTGAACCTCGAGACGCTGTTCGAGGAGATCGACCGGCTGTGCGAACGCGGATTGCGCCCCGACGTTCGCGTCTCAGGTCGCGCCCACGTCGTGCTCCCGTACCACCGGGTGCTGGATCGTGCGGAAGAAGCCGCGAAGAACGACGAGGACTTGCGGGTCGGAACGACGGGCAACGGGATCGGCCCCGCCTACGAGGACAAGGCAGGTCGGCGTGGAATCCGCGTCGCGGAGTTGTCCCGGCCCGAACTCCTCCGGAGCCGTCTCGAGTACGTCGTCCCGAAGAAACGGCGGCTCGCCGAGGAGATCTACGGCGTCGATACGGGCGACGCGTTCGACGTCGACGCGCTCTTCGAGACGCTTCGAGCCTTCGGCGACCGGCTCGCGGACGAGGGAATGGTCGTCAACGCAGGGTCGTTCCTCGCGGAGCGAGAACGCGAGAGCGACGCAATCCTGTTCGAGGGCGCCCAGGGCGCCCACATCGACGTCGACCACGGCAACTACCCGTTCGTCACCTCGTCGAACCCGACCGCCGGCGGGGCAATCGTCGGGACTGGCGTGAGTCCGAGAATGGTGAGCGACGGCGAGATCGTCGGCGTGGTGAAGGCCTATCACTCCCGGGTCGGGAGCGGCCCGATGCCGACGGAGATGGTCGACGAGACCGCGTCCGAACTCCGGGAGAAGGTAGGCGGGTTTGGGACCGTCACGGGGCGGGCGCGCCGGATCGGCTGGCTCGACCTCCCGACGCTGCGGTACGCGGTCCGGGTCAACGGCGTCACCGGCATCGCGATCAATCACGTCGACGCGCTCGCCGGGCTCGACGAGCTCCGGATCTGCGAGGCCTACGAACTCGACGGGGAGCGCCTGATCGAACCTCCGTCGACGACGGCCGCGTGGGAACAGTGTGCGCCCGAGTACCAGACGTTCGACCCGTGGGACGACCGGGACTGGACGAAGGTGGTGGTGGAGGGGTACGACGCGCTCCCCGAGAACGCCCGTGCGTACGTCGAATATGTGAGCGACGCCCTCGACACACCCCTCTACGCTGTCGGCGTCGGACCGGACCGGGACGAGACAGTCGTCCGCCGGAATCCCTTTGAGCCAGCAGGGTGA